In a genomic window of Carassius gibelio isolate Cgi1373 ecotype wild population from Czech Republic chromosome A3, carGib1.2-hapl.c, whole genome shotgun sequence:
- the LOC127942821 gene encoding beta-1,4 N-acetylgalactosaminyltransferase 1-like, translating into MNYSFFFKLFLTGLCFTALGIYSIQSGFLDITDDIRRLLPPGTGLLQFSKQRVYNHNIGPFPSKNRSSCSCKGYSLNAQNVPVDELEDLQRRRSEEYRQYQLRMGTKMESLILAQPNSPLQYPIQGFVVEPLAKSVIPGLALHAQKRRLYKVTLSVKKGVLSVEDVLDGDQVEGQGQSSLTISSSSHTHLNDLLSRVTYTGTIYRVKTKDLVNFSFESYEAIFPIVIKRSSVPVLYDPGTDINSQVTITTKTFLRYDELNILINSIRQFYPQIKIIIADDSLEPQNVTGYNLEHYIMPPAQGWFAGRNLAISQVTTKYILWVDDDYMFNNNTRIESFVEIMEKVPELDVVGGAVGRNQFFFHLQYEEGDEEEGGCLRRLHGRKNQPVPGFDGCFFVDGVVNYFLARTDAVRRVGFDPFLKRVAHTEFFLDGLGDLLVASCKGLSVDHQKKRRQGNYRRFRFPGRADGRNKLARHFFKNYLKCIRY; encoded by the exons ATGAATTACAGCTTTTTCTTTAAGTTATTCCTGACTGGGCTCTGTTTTACTGCACTGGGCATTTACAGTATACAAAGTGGTTTTCTGGATATTACAGATGACATAAGAAGACTGTTGCCACCAGG cacAGGGCTCCTCCAATTTTCTAAACAAAG AGTGTATAATCACAACATTGGACCATTTCCCAGTAAAAATCGTTCGTCTTGTTCCTGTAAAGGATATTCTTTAAATGCTCAAAATGTGCCAGTGGATGAACTGGAAGACCTTCAGAGACGTCGGTCTGAGGAGTACCGCCAATACCAGCTCAG GATGGGGACAAAAATGGAGTCACTTATACTTGCCCAACCCAACTCACCCCTCCAATATCCCATCCAGGGTTTCGTAGTGGAACCTCTTGCAAAAAGTGTGATACCAG GTTTGGCTCTGCATGCACAAAAGAGAAGACTATATAAG GTGACTTTGAGTGTGAAGAAAGGAGTGCTCTCAGTGGAGGATGTTCTAGATGGAGATCAGGTGGAAGGACAGGGTCAAAGTAGTCTGACCATCTCATCCAGCAGCCACACACATCTGAATGATCTGCTCTCCAGAGTCACCTACACCGGCACCATCTACCGTGTGAAGACTAAAGATCTTG TAAATTTTTCTTTTGAGAGCTATGAGGCTATATTTCCCATTGTGATCAAGAGATCCTCAGTTCCTGTTCTGTATGACCCAGGGACAG ATATTAACTCACAGGTGACCATAACAACCAAGACCTTTCTGAGATATGACGAGCTGAACATACTCATCAACAGCATCCGACAGTTCTACCCCCAAATCAAGATCATTATTGCAGATGACAGTCTGGAGCCGCAAAACGTGACTGGCTACAACTTAGAGCACTACATTATGCCTCCTGCACAG GGCTGGTTTGCAGGCAGGAATCTGGCTATATCTCAGGTTACCACTAAATACATCCTGTGGGTTGATGATGACTACATGTTCAATAACAATACACGGATTGAAAGCTTTGTGGAGATAATGGAGAAAGTTCCAGAACTGGATGTG GTTGGCGGTGCAGTGGGGAGAAATCAGTTCTTTTTCCACCTTCAGTACGAGGAAGGGGATGAAGAGGAGGGCGGTTGTCTCAGACGTTTGCATGGGAGGAAGAATCAACCAGTTCCAGGCTTTGACGGATGTTTCTTTGTAGATGGGGTCGTCAACTACTTTCTGGCACGGACAGATGCTGTGCGACGGGTTGGCTTTGATCCGTTTCTGAAGAGGGTGGCTCACACTG AGTTTTTTCTTGATGGTCTTGGAGATTTGCTGGTTGCGTCCTGCAAAGGACTTTCAGTCGACCACCAGAAGAAGCGCAGACAAGGCAATTACAGGCGCTTTAGGTTTCCAGGACGAGCGGATGGGAGAAACAAACTGGCCCGTCATTTCTTCAAGAATTATTTGAAATGCATCAGGTACTGA